One segment of Rosa chinensis cultivar Old Blush chromosome 6, RchiOBHm-V2, whole genome shotgun sequence DNA contains the following:
- the LOC112174886 gene encoding 5'-3' exoribonuclease 2 encodes MDRYQRVEKPRAETPIDENEIRITSQGRMRNYITYAMTLLQDKGSDEIVFKAMGRAINKTVTIVELIKRRIVGLHQYTTIGSTDITDTWEPLEEGLLPLETTRHVSMIVITLSKKEVNKSTIGYQPPLPAELVKASAEIDYEGEDSPSGRGRGRGRGRGRGRGRFRGNNGFVPEYDDGGYDRSGGDFRGRGRGRGRSFRGRGRGGYNGAQGDVQQDGGYNEEAPPQGGRGRGRGRGGYRGRGRGGYRSNGPIQAAA; translated from the exons ATGGATCGGTACCAGAGAGTGGAGAAGCCAAGAGCAGAGACGCCAATTGATGAGAATGAGATTAGGATTACGAGCCAAGGGAGGATGCGAAACTACATCACTTACGCCATGACTCTGCTTCAG GACAAGGGTTCGGATGAAATTGTTTTCAAGGCTATGGGAAGAGCTATCAACAAGACTGTGACGATTGTGGAGCTAATTAAG AGAAGAATTGTCGGTCTTCACCAGTATACTACAATTGGATCCACCGACATAACTGATACTTGGGAACCCCTTGAGGAAGGCCTTCTACC ACTGGAAACAACGAGGCATGTGTCAATGATCGTCATAACACTGTCAAAGAAGGAAGTCAACAAATCTACCATTGG GTACCAGCCCCCATTACCTGCTGAACTGGTGAAGGCATCTGCAGAGATTGATTATGAAGGAG AGGACTCACCTAGTGGTCGTGGCCGTGGCAGAGGAAGGGGCAGGGGGAGGGGGAGGGGCAGGTTCAGAG gaaacaatgGCTTTGTGCCTGAATATGATGATGGAGGTTATGACCGCAGTGGGGGTGATTTCAGGGGTAGGGGCCGTGGTAGAGGACGTAGTTTCCGAGGCCGTGGAAGGGGAGGGTACAATGGGGCCCAGGGTGATGTGCAGCAAGATGGAGGATACAATGAAGAGGCACCTCCTCAAGGCGGCCGTG GTCGTGGCCGTGGCAGGGGAGGATATCGTGGAAGGGGCCGTGGCGGCTATAGGTCTAATGGGCCGATCCAGGCAGCTGCTTGA
- the LOC112172272 gene encoding uncharacterized protein LOC112172272 has protein sequence MEEAKHKIVIVQTALLLLLVLNGYAQNLPPAKYDGFLYEHRLIDPDSILIEAFFDPVCPDSRDSWPPLKQALAYYGPHVSLAVHLLPLPYHDNAFVASRAIQIVNKLKPSATFAVLEWFFKNQERYYNAQTRNISRASIVDDLVKQLTAVLGNSYHSSLESGFNDRKTDLTTRVSFKYSTSRGVYGTPTFYVNGFVLPDSGNALDFNGWKKVIDPLVTAPKKQENLHFFL, from the exons ATGGAGGAAGCAAAGCACAAAATCGTCATAGTACAAACAGCTTTGCTGTTGCTGTTGGTTTTAAATGGGTATGCACAGAACTTGCCCCCTGCCAAGTACGATGGGTTCTTGTACGAGCATCGCCTGATTGACCCGGATTCGATTCTCATCGAAGCTTTCTTTGACCCGGTCTGCCCGGACAGCAGAGATTCCTGGCCACCCCTCAAACAGGCCCTAGCCTACTACGGCCCTCACGTCAGTCTTGCTGTGCACCTATTACCGTTGCC TTACCATGACAACGCTTTTGTTGCTTCTCGTGCTATACAAATTGTAAATAAGCTGAAACCTTCTGCTACGTTTGCCGTGTTGGAGTGGTTCTTCAAGAATCAG GAGAGGTATTACAATGCTCAAACGCGCAACATTTCTAGGGCTTCCATTGTGGATGACTTAGTGAAGCAACTAACAGCAGTACTAGGGAACTCTTATCATAGTTCCCTGGAATCAGGCTTTAATGACCGGAAAACTGATCTCACAACAAGGGTTTCCTTTAAG TATAGTACTTCAAGAGGGGTGTATGGAACGCCTACTTTCTATGTAAATGGATTTGTATTGCCTGATTCTGGCAATGCTCTAGATTTTAACGGGTGGAAAAAAGTGATTGACCCATTAGTTACGGCACCAAAGAAACAGGAAAATTTGCATTTCTTCTTATAA
- the LOC112169520 gene encoding E3 ubiquitin-protein ligase ATL23 codes for MLFSIFLLLFLPCVGMSAVFVVYICLLWFAANTRSSAEPRLPVKRVSEKGLSASDLDKLPKTSGKELTRGTECAVCLEEIEAEQPARVVPGCNHGFHLQCADTWLSKQSFCPVCRAKLQPQPFLTSSDENPC; via the coding sequence ATGCTCTTCTCCATCTTCTTATTGCTTTTCCTACCCTGCGTAGGCATGAGCGCTGTGTTCGTGGTCTACATCTGTCTCTTATGGTTCGCCGCCAATACCCGGTCGTCGGCAGAGCCTCGGTTACCGGTCAAGCGGGTTTCCGAGAAGGGCTTGTCGGCCTCTGATCTCGACAAGTTGCCGAAAACTAGCGGCAAAGAGCTGACCAGGGGGACGGAGTGCGCGGTGTGCCTGGAGGAGATCGAGGCAGAGCAACCGGCTCGGGTAGTTCCAGGTTGTAACCACGGCTTCCATCTCCAATGCGCCGATACCTGGCTTTCTAAGCAGTCATTCTGTCCGGTTTGCAGAGCCAAACTCCAACCTCAGCCGTTTCTCACTTCCTCTGATGAAAATCCATGCTAG